A genomic window from Glaciihabitans sp. INWT7 includes:
- the rsgA gene encoding ribosome small subunit-dependent GTPase A has product MSWLTDVDDDDDDKYADYEARNRPNPKGNRARTKIRPEHTDAVTGRVFTVDRGRYSVIVGEGTPEEHAALASRASELRKQPIVTGDYVDLVGDTSGDEGTLTRIVRIQPRTTVLRRSADDSDEVERIIVANADQMLIVVAAANPEPRPRLVDRYLVAAFDAGLTPILCITKTDLADPTEFLANFAGLDITVVRSGVGAMPTAEIAALLEGHTTVAVGHSGVGKSTLVNALVPDANRAIGRVNSVTGRGRHTSSSTISYRVGSGWVVDTPGVRSFGLGHVNTENILRAFTDLAAIAEDCPRGCTHLPDAPDCAMNERVAAGELGDSGKLRLDSFQRLLASLT; this is encoded by the coding sequence ATGAGCTGGCTCACCGATGTCGACGATGACGACGACGACAAGTACGCGGACTACGAGGCGCGCAACCGCCCGAACCCCAAGGGCAACCGGGCTCGCACCAAGATCCGACCGGAGCACACGGATGCCGTGACGGGACGGGTCTTCACCGTCGACCGCGGGCGATACTCCGTGATCGTCGGTGAGGGGACCCCCGAGGAGCATGCCGCGCTCGCCTCCCGAGCTAGTGAGCTTCGGAAACAGCCGATCGTCACGGGTGACTATGTCGACCTGGTGGGTGACACCTCCGGAGACGAGGGGACCCTGACTCGGATCGTGCGCATCCAGCCGAGAACAACGGTGCTCCGGCGCAGTGCGGACGACTCGGATGAAGTCGAGCGCATCATCGTCGCGAACGCCGACCAGATGCTCATCGTCGTGGCGGCAGCCAACCCGGAGCCGCGTCCGCGGCTCGTAGACCGCTACCTCGTTGCGGCCTTCGACGCCGGGCTCACGCCGATCCTGTGCATCACCAAGACCGACCTCGCAGACCCCACCGAGTTCCTGGCGAACTTCGCCGGGCTCGACATCACTGTCGTTCGAAGCGGGGTCGGGGCGATGCCGACTGCCGAGATCGCCGCATTGCTCGAGGGGCATACGACCGTGGCGGTCGGGCACTCCGGCGTCGGAAAGTCGACTCTGGTCAACGCCCTTGTCCCCGACGCCAACCGGGCGATCGGCCGGGTCAACAGCGTCACCGGACGCGGGCGCCACACCTCCTCGTCCACCATCTCGTACCGGGTGGGCAGCGGCTGGGTGGTGGACACTCCCGGCGTGCGGTCCTTCGGTCTCGGACATGTGAACACCGAGAACATCCTGCGGGCGTTCACCGACCTCGCCGCGATCGCCGAAGACTGCCCGCGCGGCTGCACGCACCTGCCCGATGCTCCGGACTGCGCGATGAACGAACGGGTCGCCGCCGGTGAGCTGGGCGATTCGGGCAAGTTGCGACTCGACTCATTCCAACGCCTGCTCGCCTCGCTCACCTAA
- the aroA gene encoding 3-phosphoshikimate 1-carboxyvinyltransferase, translating into MHVFKYSGPEFNPFGDEGLILGGEPGPWAAPLATGPLAARLALPGSKSLTNRELVLSAIASGPSTLRAPLHSRDTALMIQALRALGTDIVELPGDSPFGPDLFITPGELSGGTSIDCGLAGTVMRFLPPIAALALGPVAFDGDESARKRPMRTTIDSLRALGVDVSDDGRGKLPFSLYATGSVAGGEIEIDASASSQFVSGLLLAGARFTEGLTLRHIGDGLPSLAHIDMTIATLARRGVAVQNPEPGVWIVPPGEIAGIEIDIEPDLSNAGPFLGAALVAGGSVTVTGWPTHTTQVGAEMASILTEMGGEVSFAETGDGLGDLTVTGTGMLRGIRLDNASELAPTIAAIAALAEGETVLTGIAHLRGHETDRLAALAAEINGLGGDVTETDDGLVIRPRQLHGGLWHSYEDHRMATAGAIIGLAVDGVAVNDIATTAKTLPQFPELWTASLLGLRARSADPLDLI; encoded by the coding sequence ATGCATGTATTCAAGTATTCCGGCCCCGAATTCAACCCTTTCGGCGACGAGGGGCTGATCCTGGGCGGCGAGCCCGGGCCGTGGGCCGCGCCCCTCGCAACCGGGCCCCTCGCCGCCCGCCTCGCGCTGCCCGGATCGAAGTCCCTCACCAATCGCGAACTCGTGCTCTCGGCGATCGCGAGCGGTCCCTCCACCCTGCGCGCACCGCTCCACTCGCGCGACACTGCGCTGATGATCCAGGCCCTTCGCGCCCTCGGCACGGACATCGTCGAGCTGCCGGGAGACTCCCCCTTCGGTCCCGATCTCTTCATCACCCCCGGGGAACTCTCCGGCGGCACCTCGATCGACTGCGGGCTCGCCGGAACGGTGATGCGTTTCCTGCCCCCGATCGCCGCTCTGGCGCTCGGACCCGTCGCCTTCGACGGTGATGAATCCGCCCGCAAACGCCCGATGCGCACGACCATCGATTCGCTTCGGGCGCTGGGGGTGGATGTCAGCGACGACGGCCGCGGGAAGCTCCCGTTCAGTCTCTACGCCACCGGTTCCGTCGCCGGCGGGGAGATCGAGATCGATGCCTCCGCGTCGAGCCAATTCGTCTCCGGACTGCTCCTGGCCGGGGCACGTTTCACCGAGGGCCTCACCCTCAGGCACATCGGGGACGGGCTTCCGAGCCTCGCGCACATCGACATGACCATCGCAACCCTCGCCCGCCGCGGCGTTGCGGTGCAGAACCCCGAACCCGGAGTCTGGATCGTTCCGCCCGGCGAGATCGCAGGCATCGAGATCGACATCGAACCCGATCTCTCCAATGCCGGCCCGTTCCTGGGTGCTGCGCTCGTCGCCGGGGGGTCGGTCACCGTCACGGGATGGCCAACCCACACGACGCAGGTCGGCGCCGAGATGGCGTCGATCCTCACCGAGATGGGCGGCGAGGTCTCGTTCGCCGAGACGGGCGACGGGCTCGGTGACCTCACCGTCACGGGCACGGGCATGCTCCGTGGCATCCGCCTCGACAATGCGAGCGAGCTGGCCCCGACCATCGCAGCCATCGCCGCCCTCGCGGAGGGGGAGACCGTGCTCACCGGCATCGCCCACCTGCGCGGGCACGAGACCGACCGGCTCGCGGCTCTCGCCGCGGAGATCAACGGTCTCGGCGGCGACGTGACCGAGACCGACGACGGTCTCGTCATCCGCCCGCGTCAGCTGCACGGCGGACTCTGGCACAGCTACGAAGACCATCGCATGGCGACGGCCGGCGCGATCATCGGACTCGCGGTCGACGGGGTGGCCGTGAACGACATCGCCACGACGGCCAAGACCCTCCCCCAGTTCCCCGAGCTCTGGACCGCCTCCCTGCTCGGCCTCCGCGCCCGCTCCGCCGATCCGCTCGACCTGATCTGA
- a CDS encoding sigma-70 family RNA polymerase sigma factor — MSTSKDDTATPADPEAAASEVATAEPETPVVDVRTLFEAQAIPFMDQLYAAGLRMTRNPSDAADLVQETFVKAFAAFAQFQQGTNLKAWLYRILTNTFINNYRKKQRDPYQGTIDELEDWQLGGAESVTQGRSTRSAEAEAIDHLPDSAVKDALQAIPEDFRMAVYFADVEGFSYQEIADIMKTPVGTVMSRLHRGRRMLRDLLSEYAIERGINTSGTRAQPATAGSKKK, encoded by the coding sequence ATGAGCACTTCGAAGGATGACACCGCCACTCCCGCCGACCCGGAAGCCGCGGCATCCGAGGTCGCGACCGCAGAGCCGGAGACGCCAGTAGTGGACGTCCGCACGCTCTTCGAGGCCCAGGCGATCCCCTTCATGGATCAGCTGTACGCCGCCGGCCTCCGGATGACGCGCAACCCGTCCGATGCCGCCGACCTGGTGCAGGAGACCTTCGTCAAGGCGTTCGCCGCCTTCGCCCAGTTCCAGCAGGGAACGAATCTCAAGGCCTGGCTGTACCGCATCCTCACCAACACCTTCATCAACAACTACCGCAAGAAGCAGCGCGACCCCTACCAGGGAACCATCGACGAACTCGAGGACTGGCAGCTCGGCGGTGCCGAATCGGTGACCCAGGGTCGATCCACCCGCTCGGCCGAGGCAGAGGCGATCGATCATCTGCCCGACAGCGCGGTGAAGGATGCCCTTCAGGCCATCCCGGAGGATTTCCGGATGGCCGTCTACTTCGCCGACGTCGAGGGCTTCTCCTATCAGGAGATCGCCGACATCATGAAGACCCCCGTGGGTACCGTCATGAGCCGCCTGCATCGTGGCAGGCGGATGCTGCGGGACCTGCTCTCCGAGTACGCGATCGAACGAGGCATCAACACCTCGGGAACGCGTGCCCAACCTGCCACTGCTGGGAGTAAGAAGAAATGA
- a CDS encoding anti-sigma factor — protein MTDCGCDKAKAELEEYLHNELAKADAADIAEHIANCDDCTGEAHVGIVLTQAVQRACRETAPSDLRDQVLLTLRTLQSNH, from the coding sequence ATGACCGACTGCGGATGCGACAAGGCGAAAGCCGAACTCGAAGAGTACCTGCACAATGAATTGGCCAAGGCGGATGCCGCGGACATCGCCGAGCACATCGCGAACTGCGATGACTGCACCGGTGAAGCGCACGTGGGAATCGTGCTGACGCAGGCCGTGCAGCGTGCGTGCCGCGAGACCGCACCGAGCGACCTGCGCGACCAGGTCCTGCTCACGCTGCGCACCCTGCAGTCGAACCACTGA
- a CDS encoding multifunctional oxoglutarate decarboxylase/oxoglutarate dehydrogenase thiamine pyrophosphate-binding subunit/dihydrolipoyllysine-residue succinyltransferase subunit, giving the protein MSSQVTGVASEDGSSGEFGANEWLVDEMYERFIVDRNSVDQSWWPILESYHQTTVEASSTPPAPTPPAAPAEPSAPSQPAAPAEPVAPQAPVEAAPSAPAPAPAPVEPPTTTGSQPIARTTSIQPKPQPIPAQAPETSPQTAPIATTDAATAEPQDVVSPLKGMSKSLAANMDASLTVPTATSVRTIPAKLMIDNRIVINNHLKRARGGKVSFTHLIAWALVQTLKEFPSQNVYYEEVDGKPSVVAPAHINLAIAIDLPKPDGTRALLVPGIKNTETMGFQEFLVAYEDVVTRARNNKLTAADYAGNTISLTNPGGIGTEHSVPRLMKGAGAIIGAGALEYPAEFQGMSLTTLADLGIGKTITLTSTYDHRVIQGAGSGEFLKKVHELLIGQRDFYQGIFSDLRIPYDPIHWASDIHVDLGNQVGKTARVQELINSFRVRGHLMADVDPLEYKQRTHPDLDISSHGLTFWDLDREFVTGGFGGKRAALLREILGVLRDSYCRTIGIEYMHIQDPEQRAWIQQHVEKVYTKPTKDEQLRILGKLNEAEAFETFLQTKYVGQKRFSLEGGESTIALLDALLQGAAEADLDEVAIGMAHRGRLNVLTNIAGKTYGQIFREFEGTQDPRTVQGSGDVKYHLGTEGTFTSAKGDQIPVYLAANPSHLEAVDGVLEGIVRAKQDRKPIGTFSVLPVMVHGDAAMAGQGIVSEILQMSQLRAYRTGGTVHVNINNQVGFTTPPGEGRTSIYSTDVAKTIQAPIFHVNGDDPEAVIRVAELAFAYRQKFHRDVVIDLICYRRRGHNEGDDPSMTQPLMYNLIEAKRGVRTLYVEALVGRGDITQEEYDAAHADFQDRLERAFAETHAAQTGSMPIITADGNAVSDLERPGSQQDDRSGEPTSTAVSEAVITTIGDAHDNPPAGFTVHPKLQQLLKKRTEMSRNGSIDWGFGELLALGSLLLEGTPVRMAGQDTRRGTFVQRHAVLHDRLNGQEWLPLGNLSDNQARFWIYDTLLSEYAAMGFEYGYSVERADALVLWEAQFGDFADGAQIIIDEFISSAEQKWGQRSSVVLLLPHGYEGQGPDHSSARIERYLQLCAENNMTVARPSTPASYFHLLRRQAYARPRRPLIVFTPKAMLRLRGATSDIAEFTNGKFEPVIDDSRITDKGAVKRVVLHAGKIHYDLLAEVEKRQQTDVALVRLEQYYPLPQQQLKAVLEQYPNAELMWAQEEPENMGAWPFICLELAKRLDEGHTISVASRPASASPATGSAKRSAQELIDLMDHALTVR; this is encoded by the coding sequence GTGTCTAGCCAAGTGACCGGAGTGGCATCAGAAGATGGATCCTCCGGTGAATTCGGAGCGAACGAGTGGCTCGTCGATGAGATGTACGAACGTTTCATCGTCGATCGCAACTCGGTAGACCAGTCGTGGTGGCCGATCCTCGAGAGCTACCACCAGACCACTGTGGAGGCCTCCTCCACTCCCCCGGCGCCGACCCCTCCCGCTGCCCCCGCCGAGCCGAGCGCTCCGTCGCAGCCCGCGGCTCCCGCCGAGCCCGTCGCGCCCCAGGCCCCCGTAGAAGCCGCCCCTTCGGCCCCGGCCCCGGCCCCGGCCCCGGTTGAGCCGCCCACGACCACCGGCAGCCAGCCCATCGCCCGTACGACCTCCATTCAGCCGAAGCCGCAGCCGATCCCGGCGCAGGCGCCCGAAACCTCCCCCCAGACCGCACCGATCGCCACGACGGATGCCGCGACCGCCGAGCCACAGGACGTGGTCTCCCCGCTCAAGGGCATGTCGAAGTCGCTCGCCGCGAACATGGATGCCAGCCTCACCGTGCCGACGGCGACCAGCGTGCGCACTATCCCGGCCAAGCTGATGATCGACAACCGCATCGTGATCAACAACCACCTCAAGCGCGCCCGCGGCGGCAAGGTGTCGTTCACCCATCTCATCGCGTGGGCTCTCGTGCAGACGCTCAAGGAGTTTCCGAGCCAGAACGTCTACTACGAAGAGGTCGACGGCAAGCCCTCGGTCGTCGCACCGGCGCACATCAACCTCGCGATCGCGATCGATCTGCCGAAGCCCGACGGCACCCGGGCACTGCTCGTACCCGGCATCAAGAACACCGAGACGATGGGCTTCCAGGAGTTCCTCGTAGCGTACGAGGACGTGGTCACCCGCGCCCGCAACAACAAGCTGACCGCCGCGGACTACGCCGGCAACACTATCTCGCTCACCAACCCGGGCGGAATCGGCACCGAGCATTCCGTGCCGCGTCTCATGAAGGGGGCCGGCGCCATCATCGGAGCGGGCGCCCTCGAGTACCCGGCCGAGTTCCAGGGCATGTCGCTCACGACTCTCGCCGATCTCGGCATCGGCAAGACGATCACGCTCACGTCGACCTACGATCACCGCGTCATCCAGGGAGCCGGCTCCGGCGAGTTCCTCAAGAAGGTGCACGAGCTGCTCATCGGCCAGCGCGACTTCTACCAGGGCATCTTCTCCGACCTGCGCATCCCCTACGACCCGATCCACTGGGCGAGCGACATCCACGTCGACCTCGGCAACCAGGTGGGCAAGACCGCCCGGGTGCAGGAGCTCATCAATTCGTTCCGCGTGCGCGGGCATCTCATGGCCGATGTCGACCCGCTCGAATACAAGCAGCGCACCCACCCCGACCTCGACATCTCGAGCCATGGGCTCACCTTCTGGGACCTCGACCGTGAGTTCGTCACGGGTGGATTCGGCGGCAAGCGTGCCGCGCTGCTTCGCGAGATCCTCGGCGTGCTCCGCGACTCCTACTGCCGCACCATCGGCATCGAGTACATGCACATCCAAGACCCGGAGCAGCGTGCCTGGATCCAGCAGCACGTGGAGAAGGTCTACACGAAGCCCACGAAGGACGAACAGCTTCGCATCCTCGGCAAGCTGAACGAGGCCGAGGCCTTCGAGACCTTCCTGCAGACCAAGTACGTCGGCCAGAAGCGCTTCAGCCTCGAGGGCGGCGAATCCACCATCGCCCTCCTGGATGCTCTGCTCCAGGGCGCTGCCGAAGCCGACCTCGACGAGGTCGCCATCGGCATGGCCCACCGCGGGCGTCTCAACGTCCTCACCAACATCGCGGGCAAGACGTACGGTCAGATCTTCCGCGAGTTCGAGGGAACCCAGGATCCCCGCACCGTGCAGGGCTCCGGTGACGTCAAGTACCACCTCGGCACCGAGGGCACCTTCACGAGCGCGAAGGGCGACCAGATCCCGGTCTACCTCGCCGCGAACCCGTCCCACCTCGAGGCCGTCGACGGCGTGCTCGAGGGCATCGTGCGCGCCAAGCAGGACCGCAAGCCGATCGGCACCTTCAGCGTGCTGCCGGTGATGGTGCACGGCGACGCCGCGATGGCCGGCCAGGGCATCGTCTCCGAGATCCTGCAGATGTCCCAGCTGCGCGCCTACCGCACCGGCGGAACCGTGCACGTCAACATCAACAACCAGGTGGGCTTCACGACTCCTCCCGGGGAGGGTCGCACGTCGATCTACTCAACGGATGTCGCGAAGACCATCCAGGCCCCGATCTTCCATGTGAACGGCGACGACCCAGAGGCCGTCATCCGGGTGGCCGAGCTCGCCTTCGCCTACCGCCAGAAGTTCCATCGGGACGTGGTCATCGACCTCATCTGCTACCGCCGCCGCGGTCACAACGAGGGCGACGACCCGTCGATGACCCAGCCGCTGATGTACAACCTCATCGAGGCCAAGCGCGGCGTGCGCACCCTCTACGTCGAGGCTCTCGTCGGTCGAGGCGACATCACGCAGGAGGAGTACGACGCCGCCCACGCCGACTTCCAGGACCGCCTCGAGCGTGCCTTCGCCGAGACCCACGCGGCGCAGACCGGGTCGATGCCGATCATCACCGCGGACGGCAACGCCGTCTCCGACCTCGAACGACCGGGATCCCAGCAGGACGACCGTTCCGGCGAGCCCACCTCCACCGCGGTGAGCGAAGCCGTGATCACCACCATCGGAGATGCCCACGACAACCCGCCTGCCGGGTTCACGGTGCATCCGAAGCTCCAGCAGCTGCTCAAGAAGCGCACCGAGATGAGCCGGAACGGATCGATCGACTGGGGCTTCGGCGAGTTGCTGGCCCTCGGCTCGCTGCTGCTCGAAGGCACCCCGGTGCGGATGGCCGGCCAGGACACCCGACGCGGCACCTTCGTGCAGCGCCACGCGGTGCTCCACGACCGTCTCAACGGCCAGGAATGGCTGCCGCTCGGCAACCTCAGCGACAACCAGGCCCGGTTCTGGATCTACGACACGCTGCTGAGCGAATACGCCGCGATGGGCTTCGAGTACGGCTACTCGGTCGAACGAGCCGACGCGCTCGTGCTCTGGGAGGCTCAGTTCGGTGACTTCGCCGATGGTGCCCAGATCATCATCGACGAGTTCATCTCGAGCGCAGAGCAGAAGTGGGGCCAGCGCTCCAGCGTCGTGCTGCTGTTGCCCCACGGCTACGAGGGCCAGGGTCCGGACCATTCATCCGCCCGGATCGAGCGCTACCTGCAGCTCTGCGCCGAGAACAACATGACCGTGGCGCGGCCGTCGACCCCGGCATCGTATTTCCACCTGCTGCGCCGTCAGGCCTATGCCCGGCCGCGTCGACCGCTCATCGTCTTCACCCCGAAGGCGATGCTGCGACTGCGGGGGGCGACGAGCGACATCGCCGAGTTTACGAACGGCAAGTTCGAGCCGGTCATCGACGATTCGAGGATCACCGACAAGGGCGCCGTCAAGCGGGTCGTGCTGCACGCCGGCAAGATCCACTACGACCTGCTCGCCGAGGTGGAGAAGCGCCAGCAGACGGATGTCGCGCTCGTGCGTCTCGAGCAGTACTACCCGTTGCCGCAGCAGCAGCTGAAGGCCGTGCTCGAGCAGTACCCGAACGCCGAGCTGATGTGGGCGCAGGAAGAGCCGGAGAACATGGGAGCCTGGCCGTTCATCTGCCTCGAACTGGCGAAGCGCCTCGACGAGGGCCACACGATCTCGGTCGCCTCTCGTCCGGCATCCGCGAGCCCCGCCACCGGATCAGCCAAGCGCAGCGCTCAGGAGCTCATCGACCTGATGGACCACGCCCTGACGGTTCGATAG
- a CDS encoding GuaB1 family IMP dehydrogenase-related protein, translating into MEFYETTPRHDLTYSDVFLVPSHSDVGSRLAVSLAPEDGTGATIPIVSANMNSVTGPRLAATLARRGGLAVLPQDLHLQDLDAAIRWVKAQPVAFDTPLFLSADQTVAEALRQIPPIGGHGIVVTDEHGAFVGCIPALRLGTALPDARLGDLLHGALASIDADDVTDARAAFDLMVAADLEFAPVLHHGAVVGTLSRTSALRSTLYQPALDANGRLRVAAAVGINGDVAGKAAALASAGVDVLVLDTAHGHQEGMLRAIRAVKALGLSVPIVAGNVVTTAAVKDLVAAGADIVKVGVGPGAMCTTRMMTAVGRPQFSAVLETAEAARELGAQVWADGGVRYPRDVALALAAGASSVMIGSWFAGTIEAPGTLETDAAGRLYKESWGMASTKAVHDRFDRLDPYELARKTLFAEGISSSKIYLDPLRPSVEDLLDMITSGVRSSLTYAGAANLAEFHERALVGIQSAAGYEEGKALPVSW; encoded by the coding sequence ATGGAGTTTTACGAGACGACCCCCCGGCACGACCTCACCTACTCCGACGTCTTCCTGGTGCCAAGCCATTCGGATGTCGGCAGCCGCCTTGCGGTGTCGCTCGCGCCGGAGGATGGCACCGGCGCGACGATTCCGATCGTCTCCGCGAACATGAACTCGGTGACCGGTCCGCGGCTCGCGGCGACTCTCGCGCGCCGCGGAGGGCTCGCCGTGCTACCCCAAGATCTCCACCTGCAAGATCTCGACGCGGCCATCCGCTGGGTGAAGGCACAGCCGGTGGCCTTCGACACCCCCCTCTTCCTCTCGGCGGACCAGACCGTGGCAGAAGCGCTCCGTCAGATCCCACCGATCGGCGGTCACGGAATCGTCGTCACTGACGAGCATGGCGCCTTCGTCGGCTGCATCCCGGCGCTCCGCCTCGGCACGGCGCTGCCCGATGCCCGTCTCGGCGACCTGTTGCACGGCGCGCTCGCGTCGATCGACGCTGATGACGTCACTGACGCACGGGCCGCCTTCGACCTGATGGTCGCCGCGGATCTCGAATTCGCTCCGGTGCTGCACCACGGTGCCGTCGTCGGCACGCTCAGTCGCACCAGCGCGTTGCGCTCCACGCTCTACCAGCCGGCACTCGACGCGAACGGCCGGCTCCGTGTCGCCGCGGCCGTCGGAATCAACGGGGATGTCGCGGGCAAGGCCGCCGCTCTCGCCTCAGCCGGCGTCGACGTGCTGGTGCTCGACACCGCCCATGGACACCAGGAGGGCATGTTGCGCGCGATCCGCGCCGTCAAGGCTCTCGGGCTCAGCGTGCCCATCGTCGCCGGCAACGTGGTGACGACAGCCGCGGTGAAGGATCTCGTGGCCGCGGGGGCTGACATCGTCAAGGTCGGTGTCGGACCCGGAGCCATGTGCACCACCCGCATGATGACGGCCGTCGGACGCCCCCAGTTCTCCGCCGTGCTCGAGACCGCCGAAGCCGCGCGCGAGCTCGGAGCGCAGGTCTGGGCGGATGGTGGCGTGCGGTATCCGCGGGACGTCGCCCTCGCGCTCGCCGCGGGGGCCTCATCCGTGATGATCGGATCCTGGTTCGCCGGAACCATCGAAGCACCCGGCACCCTCGAGACGGATGCGGCCGGTCGGCTCTACAAAGAGAGCTGGGGCATGGCGTCCACCAAGGCCGTGCACGATCGATTCGATCGCCTCGATCCCTACGAGCTCGCCCGGAAGACGCTCTTTGCGGAGGGGATCTCGTCGTCGAAGATCTACCTCGACCCCCTGCGTCCCTCTGTCGAAGACCTCCTCGACATGATCACCTCCGGGGTGCGTTCATCGCTCACCTACGCCGGCGCGGCGAACCTCGCCGAGTTCCACGAGCGGGCCCTGGTCGGCATCCAGTCCGCGGCGGGCTACGAAGAGGGCAAGGCGCTGCCCGTCAGCTGGTAG
- a CDS encoding hemolysin family protein, giving the protein MLGVGLLLTVGTGFFVASEFSLVNLNRSDLESRMARGEKRLGLTIGALKITSTHLSSAQLGITLTTLLTGYTMEPAIGGLLSEPLSGLGLTTAVTTVISSVLAIVLATLLSMIVGELVPKNFALALPLPTAKLVIPFQVGFTAVFRPFVTLLNNTANVILRSVGIEPKEELSSARTAEELRSLVRRSATEGSLDRDTATLLARTLVFSEHIAADVMTPRPRVSSVDRTDSAHTVIALAQRTGFSRFPVIDDSIDDVVGLVHVKQAVAVPREKRADVPVSALQSDALRVPETMKLDVLLGELRGRGYQMAVVVDEYGGTAGVVTLEDLVEELVGEVADEHDRTLAGVVRSRDWLTFPGMLRPDELLERADVVIPEEGPYETVGGFMMSELGRLPLVGDTVVVEGGVFRVERLDGRRIDRVRYTPTADPSVITDGASS; this is encoded by the coding sequence ATGCTCGGCGTCGGTCTCCTGCTCACCGTCGGCACCGGCTTCTTCGTCGCCTCGGAGTTCTCGCTCGTCAATCTCAACCGGTCCGATCTCGAATCCCGGATGGCGCGGGGAGAGAAGCGTCTCGGCCTCACCATCGGTGCCCTCAAGATCACCTCGACGCACCTTTCGAGCGCGCAACTGGGCATCACCCTCACGACGCTGCTCACCGGCTACACGATGGAACCGGCGATCGGAGGGCTCCTGTCGGAGCCCCTTTCCGGCCTCGGGTTGACCACCGCCGTGACGACGGTCATCTCCTCGGTGCTGGCGATCGTGCTGGCCACCCTGCTCTCGATGATCGTCGGTGAACTCGTGCCGAAGAACTTCGCCCTGGCCCTTCCGCTGCCGACGGCCAAACTGGTGATCCCTTTCCAAGTGGGATTCACCGCGGTATTCCGTCCCTTCGTGACGCTGCTCAACAACACCGCGAACGTCATTCTGCGGTCCGTGGGGATCGAGCCGAAAGAGGAGCTCTCCTCCGCCCGCACCGCCGAGGAATTGCGCTCTCTTGTGCGCCGCTCCGCCACCGAGGGGAGCCTCGACCGCGACACCGCGACGCTCCTCGCCCGCACCCTCGTGTTCAGCGAGCACATCGCCGCCGACGTGATGACTCCGCGCCCCCGGGTGTCCAGTGTCGACCGCACGGATTCGGCGCACACCGTGATCGCGCTCGCCCAGCGCACCGGATTCTCCCGGTTCCCGGTGATCGACGATTCGATCGATGATGTCGTTGGACTCGTGCATGTGAAGCAGGCTGTCGCCGTGCCGAGGGAGAAGCGGGCGGATGTGCCGGTCTCCGCCCTGCAGTCCGATGCGTTGCGCGTGCCGGAGACGATGAAGCTCGATGTGCTGCTCGGCGAGTTGCGCGGACGGGGCTACCAGATGGCCGTGGTGGTGGACGAGTACGGCGGCACCGCCGGGGTCGTGACGCTCGAGGACCTCGTGGAAGAGCTCGTCGGCGAGGTGGCGGACGAACACGACCGCACGCTCGCCGGCGTTGTTCGTTCGCGGGACTGGCTCACCTTCCCCGGAATGCTTCGGCCGGACGAACTTCTCGAGCGCGCCGATGTGGTGATCCCGGAAGAGGGGCCCTACGAGACGGTCGGCGGCTTCATGATGAGCGAGCTCGGCAGGCTGCCGCTCGTGGGCGACACCGTGGTGGTGGAGGGCGGCGTGTTCCGGGTCGAGCGTCTCGACGGCCGGCGCATCGACCGCGTGCGCTACACGCCCACCGCAGACCCCTCGGTGATCACGGACGGAGCATCCTCGTGA